The proteins below come from a single Malus sylvestris chromosome 3, drMalSylv7.2, whole genome shotgun sequence genomic window:
- the LOC126617251 gene encoding probable NOT transcription complex subunit VIP2 isoform X4 produces the protein MSGLLNSSLNGSASNIPDNSGRFASSFSGQSGAASPVFHHSGSIQGLHNIHGSFSVPNMPGTLTSRSSTLNNVPSGGVQQPTGSLSGGRFTSNNLPVALSQLSHGSSHGHSGITNRGGISVVGNPGFSSSTNGIGGSIPGILPTSAAIGNRNAVSGLGVSPILGNAGPRITSSMGNMVGGGNIGRSISSGGGLSVPGLVSRLNLSANSGSGSLTVQGQNRLMSGVLPQGSPQVISMLGNSYPNPGGPLSQSHVQVNNLNSMGIMNDVNSNDSSPFDINDFPSLTSRPSSAGGPQGQLGLGVSPIVQQNQEFSIQNEDFPALPGFKGGNAEYGIDMHQKEQLHDNAVSMMQSQHFSMGRSSGFNLGGAYSSHRPQQQQQHAPSVSSSGVSFSQVNNQDFLHMHGSDIFPSSHSTYHSQTSGGPPGIGLRPLNSANSVSGMGSYDQLIQQYQQQNQSQFRLQQMSAGNQSFRDQGMKSMQSAQSAPDLFGLLGLLSVIRMSDPDLTSLALGIDLTTLGLNLNSTENLHKTFGSPWSDEPAKGDPEFGVPQCYYTKQPPVLHQGYFSKFSVETLFYIFYSMPKDEAQLYAAYELNNRGWFYHKEHRLWFIRVPNMEPLVKTNAYEKGSYHCFDPNTFETIRKDNFVVHYELLEKRPTLPQH, from the exons ATGTCGGGTTTACTTAAT TCTTCTCTAAACGGATCAGCCTCAAATATTCCAGACAATAGTGGGCGATTTGCGTCATCTTTCTCTGGTCAATCTGGTGCAGCTTCTCCTGTTTTTCATCACTCAG GAAGTATTCAGGGATTGCATAACATTCATGGGAGCTTCAGTGTTCCCAATATGCCAGGTACTTTAACATCAAGAAGTTCAACATTAAATAATGTTCCTTCCGGTGGAGTACAACAACCAACTGGAAGCCTCTCTGGCGGACGATTCACATCAAATAACCTTCCTGTTGCTTTGTCTCAG TTATCTCATGGAAGCTCCCATGGACATTCAGGAATCACTAATAGAGGAGGTATAAGTGTAGTAGGAAACCCTGGATTTAGTAGTAGCACAAATGGAATTGGCGGTTCTATTCCTGGGATTCTCCCTACATCTGCTGCAATTGGTAACCGGAATGCTGTTTCAGGGTTGGGCGTGTCCCCAATTTTGGGAAATGCTGGTCCTCGGATTACAAGTTCCATGGGAAACATGGTTGGTGGGGGCAACATTGGGAGGAGTATTAGCTCTGGTGGAGGTTTGTCAGTGCCTGGTCTTGTTTCTCGTCTAAATTTAAGTGCAAATAGTGGATCTGGAAGCTTAACTGTCCAAGGGCAAAATCGCTTGATGAGTGGTGTGCTACCACAAG GTTCTCCGCAAGTAATTTCGATGCTTGGAAATTCTTATCCTAATCCTGGAGGTCCACTTTCTCAAAGCCATGTCCAAGTGAATAACTTGAACTCTATGGGAATAATGAATGATGTGAATTCTAATGACAGTTCTCCTTTTGACATCAATGATTTCCCTTCATTAACAAGTCGTCCTAGTTCTGCGGGAGGGCCCCAGGGGCAATTGG GCCTTGGCGTTAGTCCTATTGTTCAACAGAACCAAGAGTTCAGCATCCAAAATGAGGACTTTCCAGCTTTACCAGGATTTAAAG GTGGTAATGCTGAATATGGGATTGATATGCACCAGAAAGAACAACTCCATGACAATGCTGTGTCAATGATGCAATCTCAGCACTTCTCA ATGGGAAGGTCCTCAGGATTTAACTTGGGGGGTGCTTATTCTTCTCATAGGCCacaacaacagcaacaacatGCTCCATCAGTCAGCAGTAGTGGTGTCTCGTTTTCACAAGTAAACAATCAGGATTTTCTCCATATGCATGGTTCAGACATATTCCCATCATCACATTCAACATATCATTCACAG ACTAGTGGAGGACCTCCTGGCATTGGATTAAGACCTCTGAATTCTGCCAATTCAGTTTCTGGTATGGGTTCATATGACCAGCTTATTCAGCAGtatcaacaacaaaatcaaTCCCAGTTTCGCCTGCAACAGATGTCAGCTGGAAATCAATCATTTAGGGATCAGGGAATGAAATCAATGCAGTCAGCGCAATCCGCTCCAGACCTATTTGGTTTGCTTGGATTGTTAAGTGTCATAAGGATGAGCGATCCTGATCTTACATCGCTTGCACTTGGAATTGATTTGACAACACTGGGATTAAACTTGAATTCAACAGAAAATCTTCACAAGACTTTTGGTTCCCCGTGGTCTGACGAGCCAGCTAAGGGTGATCCAGAGTTTGGTGTTCCTCAATGTTACTATACTAAACAACCGCCTGTACTACAT CAAGGGTATTTTTCAAAGTTTTCTGTGGAAACGTTGTTCTATATCTTTTACAG CATGCCCAAAGACGAAGCCCAATTATATGCTGCCTATGAACT TAATAATAGAGGCTGGTTTTATCACAAGGAGCACCGTCTATGGTTCATAAGGGTACCGAACATGGAGCCACTTGTGAAGACCAACGCGTACGAGAAAGGATCTTATCACTGCTTTGATCCCAATACATTTGAAACAATCCGAAAG GATAATTTTGTGGTGCATTATGAGTTGTTGGAGAAGAGACCGACGTTACCACAGCATTGA
- the LOC126617251 gene encoding probable NOT transcription complex subunit VIP2 isoform X2 — translation MSGLLNSSLNGSASNIPDNSGRFASSFSGQSGAASPVFHHSGSIQGLHNIHGSFSVPNMPGTLTSRSSTLNNVPSGGVQQPTGSLSGGRFTSNNLPVALSQLSHGSSHGHSGITNRGGISVVGNPGFSSSTNGIGGSIPGILPTSAAIGNRNAVSGLGVSPILGNAGPRITSSMGNMVGGGNIGRSISSGGGLSVPGLVSRLNLSANSGSGSLTVQGQNRLMSGVLPQGSPQVISMLGNSYPNPGGPLSQSHVQVNNLNSMGIMNDVNSNDSSPFDINDFPSLTSRPSSAGGPQGQLGSLRKQGLGVSPIVQQNQEFSIQNEDFPALPGFKGGNAEYGIDMHQKEQLHDNAVSMMQSQHFSMGRSSGFNLGGAYSSHRPQQQQQHAPSVSSSGVSFSQVNNQDFLHMHGSDIFPSSHSTYHSQTSGGPPGIGLRPLNSANSVSGMGSYDQLIQQYQQQNQSQFRLQQMSAGNQSFRDQGMKSMQSAQSAPDLFGLLGLLSVIRMSDPDLTSLALGIDLTTLGLNLNSTENLHKTFGSPWSDEPAKGDPEFGVPQCYYTKQPPVLHQGYFSKFSVETLFYIFYSMPKDEAQLYAAYELNNRGWFYHKEHRLWFIRVPNMEPLVKTNAYEKGSYHCFDPNTFETIRKDNFVVHYELLEKRPTLPQH, via the exons ATGTCGGGTTTACTTAAT TCTTCTCTAAACGGATCAGCCTCAAATATTCCAGACAATAGTGGGCGATTTGCGTCATCTTTCTCTGGTCAATCTGGTGCAGCTTCTCCTGTTTTTCATCACTCAG GAAGTATTCAGGGATTGCATAACATTCATGGGAGCTTCAGTGTTCCCAATATGCCAGGTACTTTAACATCAAGAAGTTCAACATTAAATAATGTTCCTTCCGGTGGAGTACAACAACCAACTGGAAGCCTCTCTGGCGGACGATTCACATCAAATAACCTTCCTGTTGCTTTGTCTCAG TTATCTCATGGAAGCTCCCATGGACATTCAGGAATCACTAATAGAGGAGGTATAAGTGTAGTAGGAAACCCTGGATTTAGTAGTAGCACAAATGGAATTGGCGGTTCTATTCCTGGGATTCTCCCTACATCTGCTGCAATTGGTAACCGGAATGCTGTTTCAGGGTTGGGCGTGTCCCCAATTTTGGGAAATGCTGGTCCTCGGATTACAAGTTCCATGGGAAACATGGTTGGTGGGGGCAACATTGGGAGGAGTATTAGCTCTGGTGGAGGTTTGTCAGTGCCTGGTCTTGTTTCTCGTCTAAATTTAAGTGCAAATAGTGGATCTGGAAGCTTAACTGTCCAAGGGCAAAATCGCTTGATGAGTGGTGTGCTACCACAAG GTTCTCCGCAAGTAATTTCGATGCTTGGAAATTCTTATCCTAATCCTGGAGGTCCACTTTCTCAAAGCCATGTCCAAGTGAATAACTTGAACTCTATGGGAATAATGAATGATGTGAATTCTAATGACAGTTCTCCTTTTGACATCAATGATTTCCCTTCATTAACAAGTCGTCCTAGTTCTGCGGGAGGGCCCCAGGGGCAATTGG GTTCACTACGAAAACAAGGCCTTGGCGTTAGTCCTATTGTTCAACAGAACCAAGAGTTCAGCATCCAAAATGAGGACTTTCCAGCTTTACCAGGATTTAAAG GTGGTAATGCTGAATATGGGATTGATATGCACCAGAAAGAACAACTCCATGACAATGCTGTGTCAATGATGCAATCTCAGCACTTCTCA ATGGGAAGGTCCTCAGGATTTAACTTGGGGGGTGCTTATTCTTCTCATAGGCCacaacaacagcaacaacatGCTCCATCAGTCAGCAGTAGTGGTGTCTCGTTTTCACAAGTAAACAATCAGGATTTTCTCCATATGCATGGTTCAGACATATTCCCATCATCACATTCAACATATCATTCACAG ACTAGTGGAGGACCTCCTGGCATTGGATTAAGACCTCTGAATTCTGCCAATTCAGTTTCTGGTATGGGTTCATATGACCAGCTTATTCAGCAGtatcaacaacaaaatcaaTCCCAGTTTCGCCTGCAACAGATGTCAGCTGGAAATCAATCATTTAGGGATCAGGGAATGAAATCAATGCAGTCAGCGCAATCCGCTCCAGACCTATTTGGTTTGCTTGGATTGTTAAGTGTCATAAGGATGAGCGATCCTGATCTTACATCGCTTGCACTTGGAATTGATTTGACAACACTGGGATTAAACTTGAATTCAACAGAAAATCTTCACAAGACTTTTGGTTCCCCGTGGTCTGACGAGCCAGCTAAGGGTGATCCAGAGTTTGGTGTTCCTCAATGTTACTATACTAAACAACCGCCTGTACTACAT CAAGGGTATTTTTCAAAGTTTTCTGTGGAAACGTTGTTCTATATCTTTTACAG CATGCCCAAAGACGAAGCCCAATTATATGCTGCCTATGAACT TAATAATAGAGGCTGGTTTTATCACAAGGAGCACCGTCTATGGTTCATAAGGGTACCGAACATGGAGCCACTTGTGAAGACCAACGCGTACGAGAAAGGATCTTATCACTGCTTTGATCCCAATACATTTGAAACAATCCGAAAG GATAATTTTGTGGTGCATTATGAGTTGTTGGAGAAGAGACCGACGTTACCACAGCATTGA
- the LOC126617251 gene encoding probable NOT transcription complex subunit VIP2 isoform X6, whose product MSGLLNSSLNGSASNIPDNSGRFASSFSGQSGAASPVFHHSGSIQGLHNIHGSFSVPNMPGTLTSRSSTLNNVPSGGVQQPTGSLSGGRFTSNNLPVALSQLSHGSSHGHSGITNRGGLGVSPILGNAGPRITSSMGNMVGGGNIGRSISSGGGLSVPGLVSRLNLSANSGSGSLTVQGQNRLMSGVLPQGSPQVISMLGNSYPNPGGPLSQSHVQVNNLNSMGIMNDVNSNDSSPFDINDFPSLTSRPSSAGGPQGQLGSLRKQGLGVSPIVQQNQEFSIQNEDFPALPGFKGGNAEYGIDMHQKEQLHDNAVSMMQSQHFSMGRSSGFNLGGAYSSHRPQQQQQHAPSVSSSGVSFSQVNNQDFLHMHGSDIFPSSHSTYHSQTSGGPPGIGLRPLNSANSVSGMGSYDQLIQQYQQQNQSQFRLQQMSAGNQSFRDQGMKSMQSAQSAPDLFGLLGLLSVIRMSDPDLTSLALGIDLTTLGLNLNSTENLHKTFGSPWSDEPAKGDPEFGVPQCYYTKQPPVLHQGYFSKFSVETLFYIFYSMPKDEAQLYAAYELNNRGWFYHKEHRLWFIRVPNMEPLVKTNAYEKGSYHCFDPNTFETIRKDNFVVHYELLEKRPTLPQH is encoded by the exons ATGTCGGGTTTACTTAAT TCTTCTCTAAACGGATCAGCCTCAAATATTCCAGACAATAGTGGGCGATTTGCGTCATCTTTCTCTGGTCAATCTGGTGCAGCTTCTCCTGTTTTTCATCACTCAG GAAGTATTCAGGGATTGCATAACATTCATGGGAGCTTCAGTGTTCCCAATATGCCAGGTACTTTAACATCAAGAAGTTCAACATTAAATAATGTTCCTTCCGGTGGAGTACAACAACCAACTGGAAGCCTCTCTGGCGGACGATTCACATCAAATAACCTTCCTGTTGCTTTGTCTCAG TTATCTCATGGAAGCTCCCATGGACATTCAGGAATCACTAATAGAGGAG GGTTGGGCGTGTCCCCAATTTTGGGAAATGCTGGTCCTCGGATTACAAGTTCCATGGGAAACATGGTTGGTGGGGGCAACATTGGGAGGAGTATTAGCTCTGGTGGAGGTTTGTCAGTGCCTGGTCTTGTTTCTCGTCTAAATTTAAGTGCAAATAGTGGATCTGGAAGCTTAACTGTCCAAGGGCAAAATCGCTTGATGAGTGGTGTGCTACCACAAG GTTCTCCGCAAGTAATTTCGATGCTTGGAAATTCTTATCCTAATCCTGGAGGTCCACTTTCTCAAAGCCATGTCCAAGTGAATAACTTGAACTCTATGGGAATAATGAATGATGTGAATTCTAATGACAGTTCTCCTTTTGACATCAATGATTTCCCTTCATTAACAAGTCGTCCTAGTTCTGCGGGAGGGCCCCAGGGGCAATTGG GTTCACTACGAAAACAAGGCCTTGGCGTTAGTCCTATTGTTCAACAGAACCAAGAGTTCAGCATCCAAAATGAGGACTTTCCAGCTTTACCAGGATTTAAAG GTGGTAATGCTGAATATGGGATTGATATGCACCAGAAAGAACAACTCCATGACAATGCTGTGTCAATGATGCAATCTCAGCACTTCTCA ATGGGAAGGTCCTCAGGATTTAACTTGGGGGGTGCTTATTCTTCTCATAGGCCacaacaacagcaacaacatGCTCCATCAGTCAGCAGTAGTGGTGTCTCGTTTTCACAAGTAAACAATCAGGATTTTCTCCATATGCATGGTTCAGACATATTCCCATCATCACATTCAACATATCATTCACAG ACTAGTGGAGGACCTCCTGGCATTGGATTAAGACCTCTGAATTCTGCCAATTCAGTTTCTGGTATGGGTTCATATGACCAGCTTATTCAGCAGtatcaacaacaaaatcaaTCCCAGTTTCGCCTGCAACAGATGTCAGCTGGAAATCAATCATTTAGGGATCAGGGAATGAAATCAATGCAGTCAGCGCAATCCGCTCCAGACCTATTTGGTTTGCTTGGATTGTTAAGTGTCATAAGGATGAGCGATCCTGATCTTACATCGCTTGCACTTGGAATTGATTTGACAACACTGGGATTAAACTTGAATTCAACAGAAAATCTTCACAAGACTTTTGGTTCCCCGTGGTCTGACGAGCCAGCTAAGGGTGATCCAGAGTTTGGTGTTCCTCAATGTTACTATACTAAACAACCGCCTGTACTACAT CAAGGGTATTTTTCAAAGTTTTCTGTGGAAACGTTGTTCTATATCTTTTACAG CATGCCCAAAGACGAAGCCCAATTATATGCTGCCTATGAACT TAATAATAGAGGCTGGTTTTATCACAAGGAGCACCGTCTATGGTTCATAAGGGTACCGAACATGGAGCCACTTGTGAAGACCAACGCGTACGAGAAAGGATCTTATCACTGCTTTGATCCCAATACATTTGAAACAATCCGAAAG GATAATTTTGTGGTGCATTATGAGTTGTTGGAGAAGAGACCGACGTTACCACAGCATTGA
- the LOC126617251 gene encoding probable NOT transcription complex subunit VIP2 isoform X5 — protein sequence MSGLLNSSLNGSASNIPDNSGRFASSFSGQSGAASPVFHHSGSIQGLHNIHGSFSVPNMPGTLTSRSSTLNNVPSGGVQQPTGSLSGGRFTSNNLPVALSQLSHGSSHGHSGITNRGGLGVSPILGNAGPRITSSMGNMVGGGNIGRSISSGGGLSVPGLVSRLNLSANSGSGSLTVQGQNRLMSGVLPQGSPQVISMLGNSYPNPGGPLSQSHVQVNNLNSMGIMNDVNSNDSSPFDINDFPSLTSRPSSAGGPQGQLGSLRKQGLGVSPIVQQNQEFSIQNEDFPALPGFKAGGNAEYGIDMHQKEQLHDNAVSMMQSQHFSMGRSSGFNLGGAYSSHRPQQQQQHAPSVSSSGVSFSQVNNQDFLHMHGSDIFPSSHSTYHSQTSGGPPGIGLRPLNSANSVSGMGSYDQLIQQYQQQNQSQFRLQQMSAGNQSFRDQGMKSMQSAQSAPDLFGLLGLLSVIRMSDPDLTSLALGIDLTTLGLNLNSTENLHKTFGSPWSDEPAKGDPEFGVPQCYYTKQPPVLHQGYFSKFSVETLFYIFYSMPKDEAQLYAAYELNNRGWFYHKEHRLWFIRVPNMEPLVKTNAYEKGSYHCFDPNTFETIRKDNFVVHYELLEKRPTLPQH from the exons ATGTCGGGTTTACTTAAT TCTTCTCTAAACGGATCAGCCTCAAATATTCCAGACAATAGTGGGCGATTTGCGTCATCTTTCTCTGGTCAATCTGGTGCAGCTTCTCCTGTTTTTCATCACTCAG GAAGTATTCAGGGATTGCATAACATTCATGGGAGCTTCAGTGTTCCCAATATGCCAGGTACTTTAACATCAAGAAGTTCAACATTAAATAATGTTCCTTCCGGTGGAGTACAACAACCAACTGGAAGCCTCTCTGGCGGACGATTCACATCAAATAACCTTCCTGTTGCTTTGTCTCAG TTATCTCATGGAAGCTCCCATGGACATTCAGGAATCACTAATAGAGGAG GGTTGGGCGTGTCCCCAATTTTGGGAAATGCTGGTCCTCGGATTACAAGTTCCATGGGAAACATGGTTGGTGGGGGCAACATTGGGAGGAGTATTAGCTCTGGTGGAGGTTTGTCAGTGCCTGGTCTTGTTTCTCGTCTAAATTTAAGTGCAAATAGTGGATCTGGAAGCTTAACTGTCCAAGGGCAAAATCGCTTGATGAGTGGTGTGCTACCACAAG GTTCTCCGCAAGTAATTTCGATGCTTGGAAATTCTTATCCTAATCCTGGAGGTCCACTTTCTCAAAGCCATGTCCAAGTGAATAACTTGAACTCTATGGGAATAATGAATGATGTGAATTCTAATGACAGTTCTCCTTTTGACATCAATGATTTCCCTTCATTAACAAGTCGTCCTAGTTCTGCGGGAGGGCCCCAGGGGCAATTGG GTTCACTACGAAAACAAGGCCTTGGCGTTAGTCCTATTGTTCAACAGAACCAAGAGTTCAGCATCCAAAATGAGGACTTTCCAGCTTTACCAGGATTTAAAG CAGGTGGTAATGCTGAATATGGGATTGATATGCACCAGAAAGAACAACTCCATGACAATGCTGTGTCAATGATGCAATCTCAGCACTTCTCA ATGGGAAGGTCCTCAGGATTTAACTTGGGGGGTGCTTATTCTTCTCATAGGCCacaacaacagcaacaacatGCTCCATCAGTCAGCAGTAGTGGTGTCTCGTTTTCACAAGTAAACAATCAGGATTTTCTCCATATGCATGGTTCAGACATATTCCCATCATCACATTCAACATATCATTCACAG ACTAGTGGAGGACCTCCTGGCATTGGATTAAGACCTCTGAATTCTGCCAATTCAGTTTCTGGTATGGGTTCATATGACCAGCTTATTCAGCAGtatcaacaacaaaatcaaTCCCAGTTTCGCCTGCAACAGATGTCAGCTGGAAATCAATCATTTAGGGATCAGGGAATGAAATCAATGCAGTCAGCGCAATCCGCTCCAGACCTATTTGGTTTGCTTGGATTGTTAAGTGTCATAAGGATGAGCGATCCTGATCTTACATCGCTTGCACTTGGAATTGATTTGACAACACTGGGATTAAACTTGAATTCAACAGAAAATCTTCACAAGACTTTTGGTTCCCCGTGGTCTGACGAGCCAGCTAAGGGTGATCCAGAGTTTGGTGTTCCTCAATGTTACTATACTAAACAACCGCCTGTACTACAT CAAGGGTATTTTTCAAAGTTTTCTGTGGAAACGTTGTTCTATATCTTTTACAG CATGCCCAAAGACGAAGCCCAATTATATGCTGCCTATGAACT TAATAATAGAGGCTGGTTTTATCACAAGGAGCACCGTCTATGGTTCATAAGGGTACCGAACATGGAGCCACTTGTGAAGACCAACGCGTACGAGAAAGGATCTTATCACTGCTTTGATCCCAATACATTTGAAACAATCCGAAAG GATAATTTTGTGGTGCATTATGAGTTGTTGGAGAAGAGACCGACGTTACCACAGCATTGA
- the LOC126617251 gene encoding probable NOT transcription complex subunit VIP2 isoform X3, with protein sequence MSGLLNSSLNGSASNIPDNSGRFASSFSGQSGAASPVFHHSGSIQGLHNIHGSFSVPNMPGTLTSRSSTLNNVPSGGVQQPTGSLSGGRFTSNNLPVALSQLSHGSSHGHSGITNRGGISVVGNPGFSSSTNGIGGSIPGILPTSAAIGNRNAVSGLGVSPILGNAGPRITSSMGNMVGGGNIGRSISSGGGLSVPGLVSRLNLSANSGSGSLTVQGQNRLMSGVLPQGSPQVISMLGNSYPNPGGPLSQSHVQVNNLNSMGIMNDVNSNDSSPFDINDFPSLTSRPSSAGGPQGQLGLGVSPIVQQNQEFSIQNEDFPALPGFKAGGNAEYGIDMHQKEQLHDNAVSMMQSQHFSMGRSSGFNLGGAYSSHRPQQQQQHAPSVSSSGVSFSQVNNQDFLHMHGSDIFPSSHSTYHSQTSGGPPGIGLRPLNSANSVSGMGSYDQLIQQYQQQNQSQFRLQQMSAGNQSFRDQGMKSMQSAQSAPDLFGLLGLLSVIRMSDPDLTSLALGIDLTTLGLNLNSTENLHKTFGSPWSDEPAKGDPEFGVPQCYYTKQPPVLHQGYFSKFSVETLFYIFYSMPKDEAQLYAAYELNNRGWFYHKEHRLWFIRVPNMEPLVKTNAYEKGSYHCFDPNTFETIRKDNFVVHYELLEKRPTLPQH encoded by the exons ATGTCGGGTTTACTTAAT TCTTCTCTAAACGGATCAGCCTCAAATATTCCAGACAATAGTGGGCGATTTGCGTCATCTTTCTCTGGTCAATCTGGTGCAGCTTCTCCTGTTTTTCATCACTCAG GAAGTATTCAGGGATTGCATAACATTCATGGGAGCTTCAGTGTTCCCAATATGCCAGGTACTTTAACATCAAGAAGTTCAACATTAAATAATGTTCCTTCCGGTGGAGTACAACAACCAACTGGAAGCCTCTCTGGCGGACGATTCACATCAAATAACCTTCCTGTTGCTTTGTCTCAG TTATCTCATGGAAGCTCCCATGGACATTCAGGAATCACTAATAGAGGAGGTATAAGTGTAGTAGGAAACCCTGGATTTAGTAGTAGCACAAATGGAATTGGCGGTTCTATTCCTGGGATTCTCCCTACATCTGCTGCAATTGGTAACCGGAATGCTGTTTCAGGGTTGGGCGTGTCCCCAATTTTGGGAAATGCTGGTCCTCGGATTACAAGTTCCATGGGAAACATGGTTGGTGGGGGCAACATTGGGAGGAGTATTAGCTCTGGTGGAGGTTTGTCAGTGCCTGGTCTTGTTTCTCGTCTAAATTTAAGTGCAAATAGTGGATCTGGAAGCTTAACTGTCCAAGGGCAAAATCGCTTGATGAGTGGTGTGCTACCACAAG GTTCTCCGCAAGTAATTTCGATGCTTGGAAATTCTTATCCTAATCCTGGAGGTCCACTTTCTCAAAGCCATGTCCAAGTGAATAACTTGAACTCTATGGGAATAATGAATGATGTGAATTCTAATGACAGTTCTCCTTTTGACATCAATGATTTCCCTTCATTAACAAGTCGTCCTAGTTCTGCGGGAGGGCCCCAGGGGCAATTGG GCCTTGGCGTTAGTCCTATTGTTCAACAGAACCAAGAGTTCAGCATCCAAAATGAGGACTTTCCAGCTTTACCAGGATTTAAAG CAGGTGGTAATGCTGAATATGGGATTGATATGCACCAGAAAGAACAACTCCATGACAATGCTGTGTCAATGATGCAATCTCAGCACTTCTCA ATGGGAAGGTCCTCAGGATTTAACTTGGGGGGTGCTTATTCTTCTCATAGGCCacaacaacagcaacaacatGCTCCATCAGTCAGCAGTAGTGGTGTCTCGTTTTCACAAGTAAACAATCAGGATTTTCTCCATATGCATGGTTCAGACATATTCCCATCATCACATTCAACATATCATTCACAG ACTAGTGGAGGACCTCCTGGCATTGGATTAAGACCTCTGAATTCTGCCAATTCAGTTTCTGGTATGGGTTCATATGACCAGCTTATTCAGCAGtatcaacaacaaaatcaaTCCCAGTTTCGCCTGCAACAGATGTCAGCTGGAAATCAATCATTTAGGGATCAGGGAATGAAATCAATGCAGTCAGCGCAATCCGCTCCAGACCTATTTGGTTTGCTTGGATTGTTAAGTGTCATAAGGATGAGCGATCCTGATCTTACATCGCTTGCACTTGGAATTGATTTGACAACACTGGGATTAAACTTGAATTCAACAGAAAATCTTCACAAGACTTTTGGTTCCCCGTGGTCTGACGAGCCAGCTAAGGGTGATCCAGAGTTTGGTGTTCCTCAATGTTACTATACTAAACAACCGCCTGTACTACAT CAAGGGTATTTTTCAAAGTTTTCTGTGGAAACGTTGTTCTATATCTTTTACAG CATGCCCAAAGACGAAGCCCAATTATATGCTGCCTATGAACT TAATAATAGAGGCTGGTTTTATCACAAGGAGCACCGTCTATGGTTCATAAGGGTACCGAACATGGAGCCACTTGTGAAGACCAACGCGTACGAGAAAGGATCTTATCACTGCTTTGATCCCAATACATTTGAAACAATCCGAAAG GATAATTTTGTGGTGCATTATGAGTTGTTGGAGAAGAGACCGACGTTACCACAGCATTGA